The Kineothrix sp. IPX-CK genomic interval GTTCCTCACCCGCTTGCACCTTTCTTCGTCTTCCCTGCTTAGCATCGCTCCCGAAATTTGCGATATGGAATTAATGTCCGAATGCCTATCCAGCCATTCTTCCATCTCAGCATTTTTCTTCAGATAGGTTTTCTTCAAGGCCCGCTTTTCGTCTTCAGCCATTCCTCCATAAAGGTATTTCCATTTCTCAGTCAAAAGCTCAAGCCTGCTGCCCGTAAATTCTCCTCCGCCTTGAAGCTCTCCGGAGGAAAGGGGAATATCGGAAGCTACGAAGCCTCCGTCCGGTACCGGATACCATTTTCTAAGGCTGCCTATCACGTAATCGGCCTCCCCTCCCGCATCCTCCAGATAATAGGACTGCGTCACATCCTCCATAATATGAAGTCCCTGACTTCGCCACTGCTTAAGCAAAGACCGCATCGGCTTCCATGTATCCATTCCGTAATAAGGATGGATAAAAAGCAGACCCGGTCTTATATGTTCTATCTGTTTACAAAGCTCTTCCCGAGCTGCCTCCAGATTCTTTCCAATATGATAAAAATGCAGTTTCCACCCTTCCTGCTCAAAGGGAAAAAATACCGTATCGCACATGTATGCAGGAATCAGGCATTCCTTCAGTATCGCAGGCTCGTTTTCCTCAAGGCTTCGAAGCGCCCATGCAATTGCCTCCCTGCCGGACTGAGTATATGCACAGTATTTTTTATTGTATTTCTCCACTTCCTTCAAAAATGGCCCTGCCGCACCGCCTAAGCCGCCTGCAGGCACATTTTTCGGGTCGATTTCATAAATGCTTCCTATTTCCATGAAAGAGCCTTTCCCTAAATGTGAACTTTAACTATTTATGTCCAATCACTCCTACCGAACAAGCTTTTCTCCACCTTCGGTACGCCCACAATAATTTATAATACAGCATAAAAAAAAGTGTGGATTTCTGCTGCATTCTTACTAACTTCTTCTCTTCCTCATGGGTTCTTTCCAGATAATACGGATTCTCCATGAAACCGGGGAAGGTCTGTCTCATTTCCTCTCCCAGCTTTTTCACAAACCGGTATCTCGTATGCGCTACGCCCGTCATATAGGTGAACAGCGTATTGACATAAAACAAAAGAGCAAAGCTATATTCCAGTTCCGGCCTAAAATCCTCCATATAATGATGGCGTCTTGCCTCCGCCAGCATCAGTCTGCCAGCTTCCATACGGTCCTCGCAGCGCTCCTTGGAAATCGTATGCACCGTGGAGGTCTCATGCTGATAATAAAAATAAAGCGGCTCCTGTATATATTCAAAATGTTTCGCAAGTATCAGATAGGAATTTCCAAGAGCGTTATCTTCATAAAAGATATTTTCCGGGAACCAAAGCTCATGTTCCATGATCATCGAACGTTTAAAAATCTTAACCACCAGACTTCCGCCGTCCAAAATAAGGCTGCGTCTTTTATCTGCTGTGAGTACACCACTTTGCTCCACTTTGCTGTTATGCACTACCTGACCGACCTCCATGGAATGTACATCGGTCAGACTGTAATCGCAACCCACCAGGTCGGCACCCGTTTCTTCAGCTCTTTTTAAAAGCAGCTCATACATATCGGGAGTGATCCAGTCATCGCTGTCGATGAATCCGACCCATTCCCCCTGAGCCAGCCTTAAGCCGATGTTCTTCGCCCCGCCCTGACGCTTGTTCACTTCGGAATGAACCGCTTTGAATTTTTCAGGAAACCGGGCCTCATAATCCTTTAAAACGGTAAACGAACAATCGGTGGAGCAATCGTCCACCGCTATGATCTCGTAATTGTCTATCGTCTGATTCACCAGGGAATTCAGGCAGTATTCCAGTTTTTGGTCCGCCGCCATATTATAAACAGGCACGATAATACTCAGCTTCATCTCCTGCACCGCCTTCTCATCATTTTGCAAAATACTGCGCGACTTTCGTTACTGCACGGATAACGTCCTGCACATCCTCATCTGTCATCGCGTAATAAAGAGGAATACTGATGATCTCCTCATACAACTTCTCCGCTTTCGGACAAAGTCCCTTTTTATACCCGAGCTTCTGATAGTACGGAAAGTAATAGGTAGGGATATAATGTACGTTACAAACGATGTTCTCTGCTCCAAGCGCATCGAAAAACTGTTTTCTGTCTATCGTGAGCTGTTCCGGTACCAGACGTAAAATATACAAATGCCTCGTTGTATCGGACTGCGGGATTTCCTGCTGTATAGCCATCTGGGGAAGCTTTGCAAACGCTTCGTCATAACGGGCAACAATTTCTTTTCTGCGCCTTGAAAAAGCCGGAAGCTTATTTAACTGGCTGATAAGAAGCGCCGCCTGTATATCCGTCATACGGTAATTATAACCCAAATCGATCTGCTCATAGTACCACGGTCCATCCGGCTCATGCTCCATCTGCTCTGAGTCCCTCGTTATTCCGTGAGCTCTGTAAAGCAACAGCTTCTGATAATATTCTTCGTTATTCGTAAGCACCGCTCCGCCTTCTCCGCTGGTTACTGTTTTCACCGGATGAAAGCTTAAGGTAGTCATATCTGCAATAGAGCCGTTTGGCTTTCCATTGTACTTTGTCCCTATTACATGTGCACCGTCCTCAATCAGCACCAGTTTTTTTTCCCCGCATATGGCTAAGAGCTCATCCTCCTCGATGGATTGACCCGTAAAGTCCACTGCCACTACGGCTTTCGTCCTATCTGTAATATGCTCTTTTACCGATGCCGGATCAATATTATAGGTCCTATCGTTAATATCTGCAAATACCGGTTTGGCGCCCACATAAAGCGCGCAGTTGGCGGAGGCTGCGAATGTGATCGGAGTGGTTATTACCTCGTCGCCCCGGGTAACACCTGCCGCCATACAGGCAATATGAAGGGCTGCCGTACCGTTGCTGCAAGCCACCGCATATTTCGCCCCTGTTAACTCACACAGCTTCTCTTCCAGCTCGGCGATTTTGGGACCGCAGGTCAGATAATCGCTTTTCAGTACATCCACCACCGCCTGGATATCCTCTTCATCGATATATTGATGACCATAAAATATTTTCGTATCGCGCACGGGAGTTCCGCCGCAAATTGCCGGTTTTTCCATATTATTGATCATATTTTTCCCATACCCTTTCCGATTCCGAAATCCGGTGCTTTCTTATTTTTCTAAATCTACGGTCTTAAGGAGTTCCTTTATCTCTTCTACGGACAGCCACTGAACGTTGTTATCCGAGCTGTAAGAGAAGCCTTCCGCTACCTTTTTGCCACTTAAATTTATTTGCTGCTTGCTGTTCCAAATCACCTGCGGATAAACGATGAAATGCTTGTCATATTCATAAGTTGTATCGGAATCTTCCACCGTCACCATGATTTCGTGAAGCTTCTCTCCCGGACGGATTCCCACCTCCAGCATCTTACAGCCCGGAAGCATCGCCTGAGCCAAATCCGTAATCTTA includes:
- the pseC gene encoding UDP-4-amino-4,6-dideoxy-N-acetyl-beta-L-altrosamine transaminase; its protein translation is MINNMEKPAICGGTPVRDTKIFYGHQYIDEEDIQAVVDVLKSDYLTCGPKIAELEEKLCELTGAKYAVACSNGTAALHIACMAAGVTRGDEVITTPITFAASANCALYVGAKPVFADINDRTYNIDPASVKEHITDRTKAVVAVDFTGQSIEEDELLAICGEKKLVLIEDGAHVIGTKYNGKPNGSIADMTTLSFHPVKTVTSGEGGAVLTNNEEYYQKLLLYRAHGITRDSEQMEHEPDGPWYYEQIDLGYNYRMTDIQAALLISQLNKLPAFSRRRKEIVARYDEAFAKLPQMAIQQEIPQSDTTRHLYILRLVPEQLTIDRKQFFDALGAENIVCNVHYIPTYYFPYYQKLGYKKGLCPKAEKLYEEIISIPLYYAMTDEDVQDVIRAVTKVAQYFAK
- a CDS encoding glycosyltransferase family 2 protein; the encoded protein is MKLSIIVPVYNMAADQKLEYCLNSLVNQTIDNYEIIAVDDCSTDCSFTVLKDYEARFPEKFKAVHSEVNKRQGGAKNIGLRLAQGEWVGFIDSDDWITPDMYELLLKRAEETGADLVGCDYSLTDVHSMEVGQVVHNSKVEQSGVLTADKRRSLILDGGSLVVKIFKRSMIMEHELWFPENIFYEDNALGNSYLILAKHFEYIQEPLYFYYQHETSTVHTISKERCEDRMEAGRLMLAEARRHHYMEDFRPELEYSFALLFYVNTLFTYMTGVAHTRYRFVKKLGEEMRQTFPGFMENPYYLERTHEEEKKLVRMQQKSTLFFMLYYKLLWAYRRWRKACSVGVIGHK